In Achromobacter xylosoxidans A8, a single window of DNA contains:
- a CDS encoding CAAX protease, giving the protein MEAITNLMKIVCISVGRRQRPDPSSRFGYMPHTLQYRPLLIDALITNERISSYQSVFQPANDVELMGAYLWNAHVCGALYPLMGAVEVTLRNAIDQALVADQGRFWWAGGKLRYRSFASGADAPHAVQAVRENFAKATRNYVAEQRRRHAARGNVTPQHHGIIAKTEFSTWEFLLDAEFMGRGLIWPKHLSAVFRGKWPLRQAGAMLAHVHDLVATLRDFRNRLFHHEPAWKRYGVLTETDALQHLQEKAAKAESLLMLVHPENLRLLQANGLLRDARRACSAAEIRRFQHLAQTHRINSLAVLTGLVARSAQENSALVARLGPGQDQRFLILPR; this is encoded by the coding sequence TTGGAAGCCATCACCAACCTTATGAAGATTGTATGTATTTCCGTCGGCCGCCGTCAACGGCCTGACCCTTCTTCCAGGTTTGGCTACATGCCCCATACATTGCAGTACCGTCCGCTGCTGATTGATGCGCTCATCACGAACGAGCGCATCAGCAGCTATCAAAGTGTGTTCCAGCCGGCGAACGACGTGGAACTGATGGGTGCGTATCTATGGAATGCGCACGTCTGCGGCGCCCTCTACCCGTTGATGGGCGCGGTGGAAGTCACCTTGCGCAACGCCATCGATCAAGCGCTTGTGGCTGACCAGGGACGGTTCTGGTGGGCGGGCGGAAAACTACGTTATCGCTCCTTCGCATCCGGCGCGGATGCGCCGCATGCGGTGCAAGCGGTGCGAGAGAACTTCGCCAAGGCGACTCGCAACTATGTTGCCGAGCAGCGCCGTCGCCACGCAGCACGCGGCAACGTAACGCCGCAGCATCACGGCATCATCGCCAAGACGGAGTTCTCGACCTGGGAATTTCTGCTGGATGCGGAGTTCATGGGGCGCGGGCTGATCTGGCCCAAGCACTTGTCTGCCGTGTTTCGTGGAAAGTGGCCGTTGCGCCAGGCTGGCGCGATGCTGGCCCACGTGCACGATCTGGTCGCCACGCTGCGCGACTTCCGCAATCGCCTGTTTCACCATGAACCGGCCTGGAAGCGCTATGGCGTGCTGACCGAAACGGACGCTTTGCAGCACTTGCAGGAAAAGGCTGCAAAGGCGGAAAGCCTGCTGATGCTGGTCCATCCGGAAAACCTGCGGTTGTTGCAGGCCAACGGCTTGCTGCGGGACGCACGAAGGGCCTGCTCGGCGGCTGAAATCAGACGCTTTCAGCATTTGGCGCAGACGCATCGGATCAATTCGTTGGCCGTGCTGACTGGATTGGTAGCGCGTAGCGCGCAGGAGAACAGCGCCTTGGTCGCCAGGCTGGGGCCAGGGCAGGATCAACGCTTTCTGATCCTGCCCCGCTGA
- a CDS encoding phage holin family protein encodes MGLRKSVFGVASSVVGLLRTRLELLALEAADEKARLLKLLGMAFAALLFLTLAVLVFTVTVAVAFWPTEDRYLALGLLAGFYGLVGVALLVAVRHGLVYGAPPFSATLEELGRDAELLERVRDAQDDDEAQARRREEG; translated from the coding sequence ATGGGTCTACGAAAATCTGTTTTCGGCGTTGCCTCCAGCGTGGTCGGGCTGTTGCGCACGCGCCTGGAATTGCTGGCGCTGGAAGCGGCGGACGAAAAAGCGCGCCTGCTCAAGCTTTTGGGCATGGCGTTTGCTGCGCTGCTGTTCCTGACGCTGGCGGTGCTGGTCTTCACCGTCACGGTCGCGGTGGCGTTCTGGCCCACTGAAGACCGCTATCTGGCCCTGGGCCTGCTGGCGGGTTTCTACGGTCTGGTCGGCGTGGCCTTGCTGGTGGCGGTGCGCCACGGGCTGGTCTATGGTGCGCCGCCGTTCTCCGCCACGCTCGAAGAACTCGGGCGCGACGCCGAACTGCTGGAGCGGGTGCGCGACGCGCAGGACGACGACGAAGCGCAGGCGCGCCGGCGCGAGGAGGGCTGA
- a CDS encoding DUF883 family protein, translating into MATRKSEEVAKEKLIDSVKSSLNDAESLLREAASSTGDKANELRDRALTSLKRTREALYEAQDAVLERGRKAARATDDYVHDNPWQAIGIAGVTGLLLGLLISRR; encoded by the coding sequence ATGGCCACGAGAAAATCCGAAGAAGTCGCAAAAGAAAAACTCATCGACAGTGTCAAGTCCAGCCTGAATGACGCCGAAAGCCTGCTGCGCGAAGCCGCCAGCAGCACGGGCGACAAGGCCAACGAATTGCGCGACCGCGCGTTGACGTCCCTGAAGCGCACGCGCGAAGCCCTGTACGAAGCACAGGACGCCGTGCTGGAACGCGGCCGCAAGGCTGCCCGCGCGACCGATGACTACGTGCACGACAATCCCTGGCAAGCCATCGGCATCGCAGGCGTGACCGGCCTGCTGCTCGGCTTGCTGATCAGCCGCCGCTGA
- a CDS encoding nitrate reductase: MARRIDIVDAAPQGVREVASVCCYCGTGCGVRVETRDGAVLRVRGDEQHPANRGRLCSKGLALADTVRRDGARVLSAQWRETRGQAMRSIALEQALDIAAAKLADTIARHGPDAVGFYLSGQLLTEDYAVFNKLARALAGTNNIDTNSRLCMSSAVSGYKRTLGADAPPACYEDLDLADTVLIAGSNMAYAHPVLFRRLEAARALRPGMKVIVADPRRTDTAAFADLHLQLAPGTDVALFHAMLNVMEQEGLLDYGYIQRHTEGFEALMQHVRQYTPQAAQAICGVPAADIIQAARWFGAAGAALSLYTMGLNQSASGTDKNAALIHLHLATGQIGKPGAGPFSLTGQPNAMGGREAGGMATLLPGHRDPASSSDRAETAALWGVDALPQAPGATALEMFDAVLEGRIKVLWIAATNPAQSLPDQARVRAALERAEFVIVQEAYAGTETLAYADLVLPAATWPEKSGTVTNSERRISRVRAAIDPPGDAQPDWRLAQAVALRLAARMAPHKAALFAYRDESEVFAEHARTTAGRDLDYSALDYATLHAHGPQQWPYRQGQGTARLYANGVFPTASGRARFCDVEYRPVAEAITPQYPLRLTTGRLRDHWHTMARTSLARALTQHVEEPWVSMHPEDMRRLALAPGALARLASRRGSVVLPVQADDALAPGQVFLPMHWGSAYMAGLGVNALTNPAADPISRQPELKHCAVSAEPAGLAWQAAGWLQGDGATLRARLAPWLRRFDYAVVLPVGAGGVRMRLAACAAPPAQELAAMADALGLLEPDVAFDDPARGQMRRVRVAHGALYGFLLAGDLRAQDALLSWAGGGDAPASVAALLTGRIAGAVRSRAVCVCNGVSEAAILAGIAQGCDLAALKSTLGCGTGCGSCVPEIQALISRAALADTPA; the protein is encoded by the coding sequence ATGGCTCGCCGGATCGATATCGTGGACGCGGCGCCGCAAGGCGTGCGCGAAGTGGCGTCGGTATGCTGCTATTGCGGCACCGGCTGCGGCGTGCGGGTAGAGACGCGCGATGGCGCCGTGCTGCGCGTGCGCGGCGACGAGCAGCATCCCGCCAACCGCGGCAGGCTGTGCAGCAAAGGCCTGGCGTTGGCGGACACGGTGCGGCGCGACGGCGCGCGGGTGCTGTCGGCGCAATGGCGCGAGACGCGCGGCCAGGCCATGCGCAGCATCGCGCTGGAGCAGGCGCTGGATATCGCGGCGGCCAAGCTGGCCGACACGATTGCGCGGCATGGGCCGGACGCCGTGGGCTTCTATTTGTCGGGGCAGTTGCTGACCGAGGACTACGCCGTTTTCAACAAGCTGGCGCGCGCGCTGGCCGGCACCAACAACATCGACACCAATTCGCGCCTGTGCATGTCCAGCGCGGTGTCGGGCTACAAGCGCACCCTGGGCGCGGACGCGCCGCCCGCCTGCTACGAAGACCTGGACCTGGCGGACACGGTGCTGATCGCCGGCTCCAACATGGCGTATGCGCATCCCGTGCTGTTCCGGCGGCTGGAGGCCGCGCGGGCGCTGCGCCCGGGCATGAAGGTGATCGTCGCGGACCCGCGGCGCACCGATACCGCGGCGTTCGCCGACCTCCACCTGCAGTTGGCGCCAGGCACCGACGTGGCCCTGTTCCACGCCATGCTCAATGTCATGGAGCAGGAGGGTTTGCTGGACTACGGCTACATCCAGCGCCATACCGAGGGCTTCGAGGCGCTGATGCAGCATGTGCGGCAGTACACGCCGCAAGCGGCGCAGGCGATCTGCGGCGTGCCGGCAGCGGACATCATCCAGGCGGCGCGCTGGTTCGGCGCGGCGGGCGCGGCGCTGTCGCTCTACACCATGGGCTTGAACCAGTCGGCCAGCGGCACCGACAAGAACGCCGCGCTGATACACCTGCATCTGGCGACCGGGCAGATCGGCAAGCCGGGCGCGGGGCCATTCTCGCTGACGGGGCAACCCAATGCGATGGGCGGCCGGGAGGCCGGCGGCATGGCCACGCTGCTGCCGGGCCACCGCGATCCCGCATCGTCCTCGGATCGCGCGGAAACCGCGGCGTTGTGGGGCGTGGACGCCTTGCCGCAGGCGCCGGGCGCCACCGCGCTGGAGATGTTCGACGCGGTGCTGGAAGGGCGCATCAAGGTGCTGTGGATCGCGGCCACCAACCCGGCGCAGTCCTTGCCGGATCAGGCCCGGGTTCGCGCGGCGCTGGAGCGCGCCGAGTTCGTCATCGTGCAGGAGGCGTACGCAGGCACCGAAACGCTGGCTTACGCCGACCTGGTGCTGCCGGCTGCGACCTGGCCCGAGAAATCTGGCACGGTCACCAATTCGGAACGGCGCATCAGCCGCGTGCGCGCGGCGATCGATCCGCCAGGCGATGCGCAGCCGGACTGGCGCTTGGCGCAGGCGGTCGCGCTGCGCCTGGCTGCCCGCATGGCCCCGCACAAGGCGGCGCTGTTCGCCTACCGGGATGAAAGCGAAGTCTTTGCCGAGCATGCCCGTACGACGGCGGGCCGGGACTTGGACTACAGCGCGCTGGATTACGCGACACTGCACGCGCACGGGCCGCAGCAATGGCCCTACCGGCAAGGGCAAGGCACGGCGCGCCTGTATGCCAATGGAGTGTTTCCCACCGCCAGCGGACGTGCGCGGTTCTGCGACGTGGAGTACCGGCCGGTCGCCGAAGCCATTACGCCGCAGTATCCGCTGCGGCTTACTACCGGCCGCCTGCGCGACCACTGGCACACCATGGCGCGCACGTCCCTGGCCCGCGCGCTGACGCAGCATGTCGAGGAACCCTGGGTGTCCATGCATCCCGAGGATATGCGCCGGTTGGCGCTGGCGCCCGGCGCGCTGGCCAGGCTGGCCTCGCGCCGGGGTAGTGTGGTGCTACCCGTGCAGGCGGATGATGCGCTGGCGCCTGGGCAGGTGTTCCTGCCCATGCATTGGGGCAGCGCCTATATGGCCGGGCTGGGGGTGAATGCGCTGACCAATCCGGCCGCCGATCCCATTTCGCGCCAGCCCGAACTCAAGCACTGCGCCGTGTCCGCGGAACCGGCCGGCCTGGCGTGGCAGGCGGCCGGCTGGCTGCAGGGCGACGGCGCCACGCTGCGCGCGCGGCTGGCGCCGTGGCTGCGGCGCTTCGACTACGCGGTGGTCCTGCCGGTGGGCGCGGGCGGCGTGCGCATGCGCCTGGCGGCCTGCGCCGCGCCGCCGGCGCAGGAGCTGGCAGCGATGGCGGATGCGCTGGGCCTGCTCGAGCCCGATGTGGCTTTCGACGACCCCGCGCGCGGCCAGATGCGCAGGGTCAGGGTGGCGCATGGCGCCTTGTATGGCTTCCTGCTGGCCGGCGACCTGCGGGCGCAGGATGCGCTGCTGTCCTGGGCCGGCGGCGGCGATGCGCCGGCCAGCGTGGCGGCGCTGCTGACGGGGCGGATCGCGGGGGCCGTCCGCTCGCGCGCGGTCTGCGTCTGCAACGGCGTGAGCGAGGCCGCGATCCTGGCCGGCATCGCTCAAGGCTGCGATCTGGCGGCCTTGAAATCCACCCTGGGCTGCGGCACCGGCTGCGGTTCCTGCGTGCCGGAGATCCAGGCGCTGATCAGCCGCGCCGCGCTTGCTGACACCCCTGCGTAG
- a CDS encoding ABC transporter ATP-binding protein yields MKKYVRIERVGQTFSTRKGAFVALRDIDLTVEQGEFITLIGHSGCGKSTLLNLIAGLTRPTSGVLLCAEREITGPGPDRAVVFQNHSLLPWLSCFQNVYLAVERVFGATEKRAQLNERTRAALELVGLLPAQNKLPREISGGMKQRVGIARALAIEPGVLLMDEPFGALDALTRAHLQDELLKIVAKTRTTTVMVTHDVDEAVLLSDRIVMLTNGPAATIGEILPVPLSRPRDRVRLANDADYLACRAAVVDFLHRRHGNPERSQAAHQANAALTVDPQPLAEAGASRAAA; encoded by the coding sequence ATGAAGAAATACGTACGCATCGAGCGCGTGGGTCAGACGTTCAGCACCCGCAAGGGCGCATTCGTGGCGTTGCGCGATATCGACCTGACCGTGGAACAGGGCGAGTTCATCACCTTGATCGGCCATTCCGGCTGCGGCAAGTCGACCTTGCTCAATCTCATCGCCGGCCTGACCCGCCCCACCAGCGGCGTGCTGCTGTGCGCTGAGCGCGAGATCACCGGCCCCGGCCCGGACCGCGCCGTGGTGTTCCAGAACCATTCGCTGCTGCCGTGGCTGAGCTGCTTCCAGAACGTGTACTTGGCGGTGGAACGGGTGTTCGGCGCGACGGAAAAGCGCGCGCAGCTGAACGAGCGCACACGCGCCGCGCTGGAACTGGTGGGCCTGTTGCCGGCGCAGAATAAGCTGCCGCGCGAAATATCCGGTGGCATGAAGCAGCGCGTGGGCATTGCGCGAGCGCTGGCGATCGAGCCGGGCGTGCTGCTGATGGACGAGCCCTTCGGCGCGCTCGATGCGCTGACTCGCGCGCACCTGCAAGACGAGTTGCTGAAGATCGTCGCCAAGACGCGCACCACCACTGTCATGGTCACGCACGACGTGGATGAAGCCGTGCTGCTATCCGACCGCATCGTGATGCTGACCAATGGCCCGGCTGCGACCATCGGCGAGATCCTGCCGGTGCCCTTGTCCCGGCCGCGCGACCGCGTACGGCTGGCCAATGACGCGGACTATCTGGCGTGCCGCGCCGCGGTGGTGGATTTTCTGCATCGTCGCCATGGCAACCCGGAGCGTTCGCAGGCGGCGCACCAGGCCAATGCGGCCCTGACGGTGGACCCGCAGCCACTGGCCGAGGCCGGCGCATCGCGCGCAGCCGCCTAG
- the ntrB gene encoding nitrate ABC transporter permease: protein MSSVTTMSRGDEFIALWRERLELALRAVVGPVAGFALFVLVWQVVALRIPEIPTPGVTWRAAVELFSDPFYDNGPNDKGIGWNLLASLERVAIGFGLAALIGIPAGFAIGRYAAVRAMFSPIVSLLRPVSPLAWLPLGLLLFKAANPAAIWAIFICSIWPMIINTAVGVSRVPQDYLNVARVLNLSEWKVTTKVLLPAVLPYVLTGVRLSIGTAWLVIVAAEMLTGGTGIGFWLWDEWNNLKVEHIVIAIFVIGIVGLLLETLLVALARRFTYTEE, encoded by the coding sequence ATGTCTAGCGTAACGACGATGAGCCGCGGCGATGAATTCATTGCCCTTTGGCGTGAACGCCTGGAGCTCGCGCTGCGGGCCGTGGTAGGGCCCGTGGCGGGCTTCGCATTGTTTGTGCTGGTGTGGCAGGTGGTGGCGCTGCGGATACCGGAAATTCCCACGCCCGGCGTCACCTGGCGCGCGGCCGTCGAACTCTTTTCCGATCCGTTCTACGACAACGGCCCGAATGACAAAGGCATAGGCTGGAACCTGCTGGCATCGCTGGAACGCGTGGCGATCGGCTTCGGCCTGGCCGCGCTGATCGGGATTCCGGCGGGTTTCGCCATCGGCCGCTATGCGGCGGTGCGGGCCATGTTCTCGCCCATCGTCAGCCTGCTGCGGCCGGTGTCGCCGCTGGCGTGGCTGCCGCTGGGGCTGTTGCTGTTCAAGGCGGCCAACCCGGCCGCCATCTGGGCCATTTTCATCTGTTCGATCTGGCCCATGATCATCAACACCGCGGTCGGCGTGTCGCGCGTGCCGCAGGACTACCTGAACGTGGCGCGGGTGCTGAACCTGTCCGAATGGAAAGTAACCACCAAGGTGCTGCTGCCCGCCGTGCTGCCCTACGTGCTGACCGGCGTGCGGCTGTCCATCGGCACCGCCTGGCTGGTGATCGTGGCGGCGGAAATGCTGACCGGCGGCACCGGCATTGGCTTCTGGCTCTGGGACGAATGGAACAACCTGAAAGTGGAGCACATCGTCATCGCGATTTTCGTGATCGGCATCGTGGGGCTGCTACTGGAAACCCTGCTGGTCGCCCTGGCCCGCCGTTTCACCTATACCGAGGAATAG
- a CDS encoding CmpA/NrtA family ABC transporter substrate-binding protein: MTPSTRSPSTDAAAGGDLSANAGRRKWLCGTARAVAGASLLSLVDPLVRAGAWAAGTDAPEKTEVKIGFIPLTDCASVVMASVLGLDKKHGVTITPSKEASWAAVRDKLMNGELDMVHVLYGMVYGVHMGIGGPKKDMAVLMSLNQNGQAITLSNKLLEAGVRDGESLAKLMASDKREYTFAQTFPTGTHAMWLYYWLASYGIHPMKDAKVITVPPPQMVANMRVGNMDGYCVGEPWGARAILDKIGYTAVTSQGIWTDHPEKVLGTSADFVSRHPNTARAVTAAILEAGKWIDASPANRQKAAETIAAKSYVNTDASGIVDRMLGRYEDGLGKRWTDEHAMRFYADGSANFPYLSDGMWFLTQHKRWGLLKDHPDYLTVAKQVNRIDLYKQAAQAAGAPLPASEMRSSKLIDGVVWDGSNPAAYADGFKVKV, from the coding sequence ATGACGCCATCGACCCGTAGCCCCTCCACCGACGCCGCCGCCGGCGGGGACCTCAGCGCCAACGCCGGACGCCGCAAATGGCTCTGCGGCACGGCGCGCGCGGTGGCCGGCGCCAGCCTGCTGTCGCTGGTCGACCCGCTGGTGCGCGCCGGCGCCTGGGCCGCCGGCACCGACGCGCCGGAGAAGACCGAGGTCAAGATCGGCTTCATTCCGCTGACCGATTGCGCTTCGGTCGTGATGGCTTCGGTGCTGGGCCTGGACAAGAAGCACGGCGTGACGATCACGCCTTCCAAGGAAGCCTCCTGGGCCGCCGTGCGCGACAAGCTCATGAACGGCGAACTGGACATGGTGCACGTGCTGTACGGCATGGTCTACGGCGTGCATATGGGCATAGGCGGGCCGAAGAAGGACATGGCCGTGCTGATGAGCCTGAACCAGAACGGCCAGGCCATCACGCTGTCGAACAAGCTGCTGGAGGCGGGCGTGCGCGACGGCGAATCGCTGGCCAAATTGATGGCGTCCGACAAGCGCGAATACACCTTTGCGCAGACCTTTCCCACCGGCACGCACGCGATGTGGCTGTATTACTGGCTGGCTTCCTATGGCATCCATCCCATGAAGGACGCCAAGGTCATCACCGTGCCGCCGCCGCAGATGGTGGCCAACATGCGCGTGGGCAACATGGATGGCTATTGCGTGGGCGAGCCCTGGGGCGCGCGCGCCATCCTGGACAAGATCGGCTACACGGCCGTGACCTCGCAGGGCATCTGGACCGATCACCCCGAGAAGGTGCTGGGCACGAGCGCGGACTTCGTGTCGCGCCATCCGAACACCGCGCGCGCGGTCACGGCCGCGATACTCGAGGCCGGTAAATGGATCGACGCCTCGCCCGCCAACCGCCAGAAAGCCGCCGAGACCATCGCGGCCAAATCCTACGTCAACACGGATGCCAGCGGCATCGTCGACCGCATGCTGGGCCGCTACGAGGACGGGCTGGGCAAGCGCTGGACCGACGAGCATGCCATGCGCTTTTACGCCGATGGTTCCGCCAACTTCCCGTACCTGAGCGATGGCATGTGGTTCCTCACCCAGCACAAGCGTTGGGGGCTGCTCAAAGATCATCCCGATTACCTGACGGTGGCGAAACAGGTCAACCGTATCGACCTCTACAAGCAGGCGGCGCAGGCCGCCGGCGCGCCGCTGCCGGCCAGCGAGATGCGCAGCTCGAAACTCATCGATGGCGTGGTCTGGGACGGCAGCAACCCCGCGGCCTACGCCGACGGATTCAAGGTCAAGGTCTGA
- a CDS encoding ANTAR domain-containing response regulator, with the protein MLKVMLLNDGEGHAASLRQTLAAAGVRVVAEMAPDMDLAAAIAQAAPDVVLIDSDAPGRDTLENVCVASEHSDRPVVMFTDNGNRETIRSALRAGVAAYVVGDVPAGRIEPLLTVAIERFAMEKSRREELREAQLRLADRQWVEKAKGILMKARSISEDEAHGLLRQRAMQSQKRLGEVAREVVEMSAWLGKST; encoded by the coding sequence ATGCTCAAGGTCATGCTGCTCAACGATGGCGAAGGACACGCGGCGTCGCTGCGGCAGACGCTCGCCGCGGCAGGCGTGCGCGTCGTGGCCGAAATGGCGCCGGACATGGATCTGGCCGCCGCCATTGCGCAGGCGGCGCCCGACGTGGTGCTGATCGACAGCGACGCGCCCGGCCGGGACACGCTGGAGAACGTTTGCGTGGCCAGCGAACACAGCGATCGCCCGGTCGTGATGTTCACCGACAACGGCAATCGCGAAACCATACGCAGCGCCTTGCGCGCCGGCGTCGCGGCCTACGTGGTGGGCGACGTGCCAGCCGGCCGCATCGAGCCGCTCTTGACGGTGGCGATCGAACGCTTCGCCATGGAGAAGTCGCGGCGCGAGGAGCTGCGCGAAGCGCAATTGCGCCTGGCCGACCGCCAATGGGTGGAAAAGGCCAAGGGCATCCTGATGAAGGCGCGTTCGATTTCCGAGGACGAGGCCCACGGCCTGCTGCGCCAACGCGCCATGCAAAGCCAGAAACGGCTGGGCGAGGTCGCCCGGGAAGTCGTGGAGATGAGCGCCTGGCTGGGCAAATCCACTTAA
- the cysG gene encoding siroheme synthase CysG — MKLFPIFADLKDRLVLVVGGGAVAERKTLALLEASADVLLGAPELTPALAALAAEGRIRHLSGRFNPAWLDEVWLVVAATDDRDTNAAVSEAAVARRIFSNVVDDPELSSFQVPSIVDRSPVIVAISSSGVAPVLARRIRERIESLFDHTLGQLAGLAASYRKRIRASHPDLGARRRFYDWLLDGPVAGFLRQQQPAQAEAALAAALAAPRAPDAGSVVLVGAGPGDPGLLTLKALRALNEADVILHDRLVSSEVMSLARRDAERVSVGKLPGEDHNATQARIHRLMVEHARAGRRVVRLKGGDAFIFGRGGEELEYLRAHGVRYEVVPGITAALACAAYAGIPLTHREHAQSVRLITAHCREDEDNLDWPALAREKQTLAFYMGVGQLDLLTGRLLAHGRAPDTPFALIENGSRPEQRVLSGTLEQLPVLAAEHAIRSPALLIVGEVAGLAPQLQWFGQHIEGRVECMAA, encoded by the coding sequence ATGAAGCTTTTCCCGATTTTTGCCGATCTGAAAGACAGGCTGGTCCTGGTGGTAGGCGGCGGCGCCGTCGCCGAACGCAAGACGCTCGCGCTGCTGGAAGCCTCGGCCGACGTGCTGCTGGGCGCGCCGGAACTGACGCCCGCCCTGGCCGCCCTGGCCGCTGAAGGCCGCATTCGCCATCTGTCCGGCCGTTTCAATCCCGCCTGGCTCGACGAGGTCTGGTTGGTGGTCGCCGCCACCGATGACCGCGACACCAACGCCGCCGTGTCCGAGGCCGCCGTCGCCCGGCGCATCTTCAGCAACGTGGTGGACGATCCTGAGCTGTCGTCCTTCCAGGTGCCGTCCATCGTCGACCGCTCACCCGTGATCGTCGCGATTTCCTCGTCTGGCGTGGCGCCGGTGCTGGCGCGTCGCATCCGGGAACGCATCGAATCGCTGTTCGACCATACTCTGGGCCAGTTGGCCGGGCTGGCCGCCAGCTACCGCAAGCGCATCCGCGCCAGCCATCCCGACCTGGGCGCGCGCCGCCGCTTCTACGACTGGCTGCTGGACGGCCCGGTGGCCGGCTTCCTGCGCCAGCAACAGCCGGCCCAGGCCGAGGCCGCGCTGGCGGCGGCATTGGCGGCGCCGCGTGCGCCCGACGCCGGCAGCGTGGTACTGGTGGGCGCTGGACCCGGCGACCCCGGCCTGTTGACGCTGAAAGCGCTGCGCGCGCTGAATGAAGCCGACGTCATCCTGCACGACCGCCTGGTCAGCAGCGAGGTCATGTCGCTGGCGCGCCGCGACGCCGAACGCGTATCGGTCGGCAAGCTGCCCGGCGAGGACCACAACGCCACTCAGGCGCGCATCCACAGGCTGATGGTCGAACATGCGCGCGCCGGCCGTCGCGTGGTGCGGCTCAAGGGCGGCGACGCCTTCATTTTCGGCCGGGGCGGAGAAGAGCTGGAGTACCTGCGCGCGCATGGCGTGCGCTATGAAGTAGTGCCCGGCATCACCGCCGCGCTGGCCTGTGCGGCCTACGCCGGCATCCCGTTGACGCATCGGGAACACGCCCAGTCCGTCCGCCTGATCACCGCGCACTGCCGCGAAGACGAAGACAACCTGGACTGGCCCGCGCTGGCCCGTGAAAAACAGACCCTGGCTTTCTACATGGGCGTCGGGCAACTGGATCTGCTGACCGGCCGCCTGCTGGCCCATGGCCGCGCGCCAGACACGCCCTTCGCCCTGATCGAAAACGGCAGCCGGCCCGAGCAGCGCGTGCTGTCCGGCACGCTGGAGCAACTGCCGGTCCTGGCGGCCGAGCACGCCATCCGCTCCCCCGCGCTCTTGATCGTGGGAGAGGTGGCGGGATTGGCGCCGCAACTGCAGTGGTTCGGCCAGCACATCGAGGGGCGGGTCGAGTGCATGGCGGCCTGA
- the upp gene encoding uracil phosphoribosyltransferase, with product MPVHEIRHPLIRHKLGIMRRADLSTKSFRELSQEVGALLTYEASKDLPLAPATVEGWCGSVQVEKIAGKKVTVVPILRAGIGMLDGVLSLIPGAKVSVVGVARNEETLEAHTYLERLVGELDQRLALIVDPMLATGGSMVAAIDLLKRAGCKEIRALVLVAAPVGIDAVLAKHPDVHIYTASIDDGLNEHGYIMPGLGDAGDRIFGTTQKTE from the coding sequence ATGCCCGTGCACGAAATCCGCCATCCGCTGATCCGCCACAAGCTCGGGATCATGCGCCGCGCCGACCTCAGCACCAAGAGCTTCCGTGAGCTGTCGCAGGAAGTGGGCGCGCTGCTCACTTACGAAGCGTCCAAGGACCTGCCGCTGGCGCCCGCCACCGTCGAGGGCTGGTGTGGTTCGGTGCAGGTCGAGAAGATCGCCGGCAAGAAGGTCACCGTGGTGCCCATCCTGCGCGCCGGCATTGGCATGCTGGACGGCGTGCTCAGCCTGATTCCGGGCGCCAAGGTCAGCGTGGTGGGCGTGGCCCGCAACGAAGAAACGCTGGAAGCGCATACCTACCTGGAACGCCTGGTGGGCGAACTGGACCAGCGCCTGGCCCTGATCGTCGATCCGATGTTGGCCACGGGCGGCTCCATGGTCGCCGCGATCGACCTGCTCAAGCGCGCCGGCTGCAAGGAAATCCGCGCCCTGGTGCTGGTCGCGGCGCCGGTCGGCATCGACGCGGTGCTGGCCAAGCACCCCGACGTGCACATCTACACCGCGTCCATCGACGACGGCCTGAACGAGCACGGCTACATCATGCCTGGCCTGGGCGATGCCGGCGACCGTATCTTCGGCACCACCCAAAAGACGGAATAG